In a genomic window of Flavobacterium lipolyticum:
- a CDS encoding (Fe-S)-binding protein has product MSESLVVPTMAEMLAQGTQPEVLFWVGCAGSFDDRAKKITKAFVRILNRTNVSFAVLGTEESCTGDPAKRAGNEFLFQMQAMMNIEVLNAYEAKKIVTACPHCFNTLKNEYPELGGQYDVIHHTEFLKSLIDDGRLTVEGGQFKGKKITFHDPCYLGRANKVYEAPRDLIQKLDVELVEMKRSKANGLCCGAGGAQMFKDAEPGNKEVNVLRTEDALEVQPDIIAAGCPFCNTMLTDGIKHQEKEGQVKVMDVAELIANAQDL; this is encoded by the coding sequence ATGTCAGAAAGTTTAGTAGTGCCAACAATGGCTGAGATGCTAGCCCAGGGAACACAGCCTGAAGTTTTATTTTGGGTAGGTTGCGCAGGGAGTTTTGATGATAGAGCAAAAAAAATTACAAAAGCATTTGTGCGAATTTTAAATCGTACCAATGTGTCGTTTGCGGTTTTGGGTACTGAAGAGAGCTGTACCGGAGATCCTGCAAAACGTGCCGGAAATGAGTTCTTGTTTCAAATGCAGGCCATGATGAATATCGAGGTACTTAATGCTTATGAAGCAAAGAAAATTGTTACTGCTTGTCCGCATTGTTTCAATACTTTAAAAAACGAATATCCGGAATTAGGAGGTCAGTACGATGTTATTCATCATACAGAATTCTTAAAATCATTAATTGATGATGGAAGGCTAACCGTAGAAGGAGGTCAGTTTAAAGGAAAGAAAATTACTTTTCACGATCCTTGTTATTTAGGTAGAGCTAACAAAGTATATGAAGCGCCAAGAGACTTGATTCAGAAACTGGATGTTGAACTAGTGGAAATGAAGCGCTCAAAAGCAAACGGACTTTGTTGTGGAGCGGGTGGTGCACAAATGTTTAAAGATGCCGAACCTGGAAATAAAGAAGTAAACGTATTGCGTACCGAAGATGCTTTGGAAGTACAGCCGGATATTATTGCAGCCGGGTGTCCGTTCTGTAATACAATGTTGACCGATGGTATCAAGCATCAGGAAAAAGAAGGACAAGTGAAAGTAATGGATGTTGCGGAGCTAATTGCGAATGCACAGGATCTTTAA
- a CDS encoding protease complex subunit PrcB family protein, which produces MKKVISVLVILVLVSCGVKKNADGTSKILYEVLTEQSDGGGNIKFFEILTEPNEIKMLENDPHLKAKMKQDDISNSNYVILNMGEKNTGGYSIGVEKVEETDKNIIITVKENNPAADAMVTQVITYPYTVIKVHSKKEIIVK; this is translated from the coding sequence ATGAAAAAAGTAATTTCGGTACTGGTGATTCTGGTTTTAGTTTCTTGCGGGGTTAAGAAAAACGCTGACGGAACCTCTAAAATTTTGTATGAAGTTCTCACAGAACAATCTGACGGAGGAGGAAATATCAAATTTTTTGAAATTCTGACGGAACCGAACGAAATCAAAATGCTGGAAAATGATCCCCATTTGAAAGCAAAAATGAAACAGGACGATATCAGTAATTCAAATTATGTAATTCTGAATATGGGAGAAAAAAATACCGGTGGCTATTCTATTGGTGTTGAAAAGGTAGAAGAAACGGATAAAAATATTATCATCACCGTTAAGGAAAATAATCCCGCTGCAGATGCTATGGTAACGCAGGTTATTACGTATCCGTACACCGTAATCAAAGTACACTCTAAAAAAGAGATCATCGTGAAGTGA
- a CDS encoding UDP-2,3-diacylglucosamine diphosphatase produces MKKRNVELVIISDVHLGTYGSHAKELNNYLSSIKPKTLVLNGDIIDAWQFRKSYFPKAHLRVIQRIIGMASKGTKVYYITGNHDEILRKFSDMNMGNFALVDKLVLELDDKKAWIFHGDVFDASVQHSKWIAKLGGLGYDYLILSNRFANWCLAKLGREPYSFSKKIKASVKKAVKFISDFETTATDLAIEKKYDYVICGHIHEPKIVTKENKHGSTLYLNSGDWVENLTALEYHKKRWKLYSYAESNFTEEENLFEMEDTLSSQLISTIILNK; encoded by the coding sequence TTGAAAAAACGAAATGTTGAATTGGTCATTATATCAGATGTCCATTTAGGAACTTACGGAAGTCACGCCAAAGAACTAAACAACTACTTATCAAGCATAAAGCCTAAAACATTAGTCCTGAACGGTGACATTATTGATGCCTGGCAATTTAGAAAATCATACTTTCCAAAAGCACATTTAAGAGTCATTCAGCGTATTATCGGCATGGCATCTAAAGGCACAAAAGTATATTACATCACCGGAAACCATGATGAAATTCTTCGGAAATTCAGCGATATGAACATGGGGAATTTTGCACTGGTCGATAAATTAGTTTTGGAACTGGACGATAAAAAAGCATGGATTTTTCATGGAGATGTCTTTGATGCTTCCGTTCAACACTCTAAATGGATTGCAAAACTGGGCGGACTAGGATACGATTACTTAATTCTAAGCAATCGATTTGCCAACTGGTGCCTTGCAAAACTAGGACGAGAACCTTACTCCTTCTCTAAAAAGATAAAAGCCAGCGTGAAAAAAGCCGTTAAATTTATTTCTGATTTTGAAACTACTGCAACTGATCTGGCTATTGAAAAAAAATACGATTACGTCATCTGCGGACACATACACGAACCGAAAATTGTCACCAAAGAAAACAAACACGGGTCGACTTTATACCTTAATTCAGGAGATTGGGTGGAAAATCTTACTGCATTGGAATACCATAAAAAGCGATGGAAATTATACTCTTATGCCGAAAGTAATTTTACCGAGGAAGAAAATCTCTTTGAAATGGAGGACACACTGAGCTCTCAGTTAATTTCTACTATCATTCTAAACAAATAA
- a CDS encoding putative LPS assembly protein LptD, producing the protein MTCQKTSHNFTKIAFKPLHTNLFNIVLLSFFLTLGCGNLYSQEIKNKKKPLPTVKQTDKPKSTTTEKPEVAVSDTIKLDTVKAKKNFLDAVTKYKAKDYAKYDKKAKTLTLYNEAELYYKDVELKSGIIVLNMEKEEVYAGRIRDSAGVLIQYPNFKQGGSEVQPDSIRFNFKTKKALIYNSRTEQGEFKIKAAITKKENDSVYFLRGARFTTAKDIDNPEYYFQTNKVKFIPGKKVITGLTNMVIADVPTPLALPFAYFPMSQEKSVSGIILPSYNDSNTRGFSLQNGGYYFALSDNYDLTVLGDYYTNGSYAMRFESTYAAKYKYRGNINIRYENLINSERGYPDYSKEKIYNIQWSHSKDTKSNPNSTFSASVNMGSSKYFKRSINQANAGSNLNNTLNSSISYSKTFNTIPQARISLTATHSQNTQTEKIDMTLPTLQASVDRVYPFVGKDGVKKGFIKNINLQYNLSGKNSISTTDSLFFKPQMFRDAKIGMQHSIPISTNFKLFKYFSAGASTNYQETWVTKTENRQYDATKGQAVTTTVNGFDAYRTYNFSTNLGTTIYGTFNFGDNKKIQSIRHVMRPTMTYSYTPSFDQYYDNYTVDATGKISTYSRFDNGIFGAPGNSNSNIVSFALSNTFEAKVRDRDSTKTEPKKIMLLNNLNFSTSYNFNADGKQTLAWQPVIISGGTQLLDNKMNLNFGAVLNPYAIDNAGQVMNVFNIDNGGSLFRLTSANLTVNYSFSNKGGGAQEKNTQSQRNGGRNDDLFGTNTDLNDSRNSQFANEKDDDKDVITEFFRSKLPWDMTMAYSLTYSNAARENKIIGNSIMISANMDITPKWKGGVSTGYDFVQKGVTFTQFRFERDLLSWRMAFNWTPIGPNSNWNFFIGIKSGMLSDIKWNKRSTSNR; encoded by the coding sequence TTGACATGTCAAAAAACAAGCCATAATTTTACAAAAATAGCATTTAAACCTTTGCATACAAACTTATTTAATATCGTTTTATTATCATTTTTCCTAACTTTAGGATGTGGTAATTTATATTCGCAAGAGATAAAAAACAAAAAAAAGCCTTTACCTACTGTAAAACAAACAGATAAACCCAAAAGCACTACAACAGAGAAACCTGAGGTTGCCGTTTCAGACACTATAAAGCTGGATACGGTTAAGGCAAAAAAGAATTTTCTGGACGCTGTTACCAAATACAAAGCTAAAGATTACGCTAAATACGACAAAAAAGCAAAAACTCTTACCTTATATAATGAAGCCGAACTTTATTACAAAGATGTCGAATTAAAATCGGGTATCATTGTTTTAAACATGGAGAAGGAAGAAGTTTATGCCGGACGTATTCGGGACTCAGCAGGTGTTTTGATACAATATCCAAACTTCAAACAAGGAGGCAGCGAAGTTCAGCCGGACTCTATTCGATTTAATTTTAAAACAAAAAAGGCGCTGATCTATAATTCGAGAACAGAACAAGGTGAATTTAAGATTAAAGCGGCCATTACCAAAAAAGAAAACGACTCGGTTTACTTTTTACGCGGTGCCCGTTTTACAACCGCAAAAGACATTGACAATCCCGAATACTATTTTCAGACCAATAAAGTAAAATTTATACCCGGTAAAAAAGTAATTACCGGTTTAACGAATATGGTCATTGCGGATGTCCCTACCCCTCTGGCATTGCCTTTCGCCTATTTCCCGATGAGTCAGGAAAAAAGTGTTTCGGGTATTATTTTACCTAGTTACAACGATTCTAATACAAGAGGTTTCTCTTTACAAAATGGAGGATATTATTTTGCATTGAGTGATAATTATGATTTGACGGTTCTGGGTGACTATTATACCAATGGTAGTTATGCCATGCGCTTCGAATCAACGTATGCTGCGAAGTACAAATACAGAGGAAATATTAATATTCGTTATGAAAATCTAATCAACAGTGAGCGTGGTTACCCTGATTATTCTAAAGAAAAAATCTACAACATTCAGTGGTCGCATTCGAAAGATACAAAATCAAATCCTAACTCTACTTTTTCTGCCTCTGTAAACATGGGTAGTAGTAAGTACTTCAAGCGATCTATTAATCAGGCGAACGCAGGATCGAATTTAAATAACACTTTAAATTCTTCCATTTCCTACAGCAAAACATTCAATACAATACCTCAAGCACGTATTTCGTTAACTGCCACGCACTCGCAAAATACTCAAACGGAAAAAATCGACATGACTTTACCAACCTTACAGGCAAGTGTGGATCGTGTATATCCTTTTGTTGGAAAAGACGGCGTTAAAAAAGGATTTATAAAAAACATCAATTTACAATATAATTTAAGTGGTAAAAACAGTATCTCAACAACAGATTCCCTGTTTTTCAAACCACAGATGTTTAGAGATGCTAAGATTGGAATGCAACACAGTATCCCAATTAGTACTAACTTTAAATTGTTTAAATATTTTAGTGCCGGAGCCTCTACCAATTATCAGGAAACCTGGGTAACTAAAACCGAAAACAGACAATACGATGCTACTAAAGGGCAGGCTGTAACCACAACTGTTAATGGCTTTGATGCTTACCGAACTTATAATTTCAGCACCAATTTAGGAACTACCATTTATGGTACTTTTAATTTTGGTGACAACAAAAAAATTCAATCCATACGTCACGTCATGAGACCCACTATGACGTATTCTTACACTCCAAGTTTTGATCAGTATTACGACAATTATACGGTAGACGCAACCGGAAAAATCAGCACATATTCCAGGTTTGACAATGGTATTTTTGGCGCTCCCGGAAACAGCAACTCTAATATTGTGTCATTTGCTTTAAGCAATACTTTCGAAGCCAAGGTAAGAGATCGTGACAGCACAAAAACAGAGCCGAAAAAGATCATGTTACTAAACAACTTAAACTTCAGCACCAGTTATAATTTCAATGCTGACGGAAAACAAACTTTAGCCTGGCAGCCGGTGATTATAAGTGGTGGAACACAGCTTTTGGACAACAAAATGAATCTGAACTTCGGAGCTGTTTTAAACCCGTATGCGATTGATAATGCAGGGCAAGTAATGAATGTCTTCAATATTGATAACGGAGGGAGTTTATTCCGATTGACGAGTGCCAACCTTACTGTAAACTATTCCTTCTCGAACAAGGGAGGCGGTGCACAGGAAAAGAACACACAGAGCCAGCGAAATGGTGGTCGTAATGACGACTTGTTCGGAACAAATACAGATCTAAACGATAGCAGAAATAGTCAGTTTGCCAACGAAAAAGATGATGACAAAGATGTGATAACTGAGTTTTTCCGCTCTAAACTTCCGTGGGATATGACTATGGCATACTCCCTAACCTACTCGAATGCCGCCAGAGAAAATAAAATTATCGGAAACTCGATCATGATATCTGCCAATATGGACATTACACCTAAATGGAAAGGCGGAGTTTCTACGGGTTACGATTTTGTACAAAAAGGAGTTACTTTTACACAATTTCGTTTTGAAAGAGACTTATTAAGCTGGAGAATGGCCTTTAACTGGACTCCAATTGGTCCAAACTCCAACTGGAACTTCTTTATTGGGATTAAATCCGGAATGTTGAGTGATATTAAATGGAACAAGCGTAGTACTTCAAATCGATAA
- a CDS encoding methylglyoxal synthase: MEIAIIAHDGKKADMVQFLNKNKTLLLQENIKLIATGTTGSKAENAGFKVKRMLSGPMGGDAQIAARVAEGKTKMVFFFKDPLASHAHEVDINMLIRVCDVHNVPLATNEASAQLLLNAIALQL; this comes from the coding sequence ATGGAAATTGCTATCATAGCTCATGATGGGAAAAAAGCAGACATGGTTCAGTTTTTGAATAAAAACAAGACCTTACTGCTTCAGGAAAACATTAAGTTAATCGCAACAGGAACGACAGGGAGTAAAGCTGAAAACGCCGGTTTTAAGGTGAAAAGAATGCTCTCAGGACCAATGGGAGGTGATGCGCAGATTGCTGCGAGAGTGGCAGAAGGAAAGACAAAAATGGTTTTCTTCTTTAAAGATCCGTTGGCAAGCCATGCCCACGAAGTAGACATCAATATGTTGATTCGTGTCTGTGATGTTCATAATGTACCTCTGGCAACTAATGAAGCTTCGGCGCAGTTACTGCTTAATGCCATTGCGCTGCAATTATAG
- a CDS encoding N-acetylmuramoyl-L-alanine amidase family protein — translation MNGFNKIKVIFTFFLTILSFCAYSQANVFKVTLDAGHGDHDFGAVYSGRIEKNIALAIVLKVGKILEGSPNVNVIYTRKTDVFIDLVERANIANRANSNIFVSIHCNANKNTAADGTETYVMGLSKVASNLEAAKKENSVITLEKDYKRKYEGFDPNSPESMIGMTLMQEEYLDNSISLASKIEDNFDKLGKKLRHGGVKQAPFMVLHKAYMPRVLVETGFVSNPTEGNILNSEEGQNDIAKAIAEAILSYKSEYFGSGVPEIIDSRPAKDTSTPIKTKEVETPAAVKNTPKGTFFKVQLIASIKKTPLEPKNFKGLKNVTMLYENNIYKYFYQETSSYDAAKKYLEEAKDKGYGAAFLVATKDGEKISIQDAIK, via the coding sequence ATGAATGGATTTAACAAAATTAAAGTAATATTTACTTTTTTTCTAACGATATTGTCTTTTTGTGCTTATAGCCAGGCAAATGTTTTTAAAGTAACACTTGATGCTGGACATGGTGATCACGACTTTGGAGCTGTTTACAGCGGACGTATTGAAAAAAATATTGCTTTAGCTATTGTTTTAAAAGTGGGTAAAATCTTAGAAGGAAGTCCTAATGTTAATGTAATTTATACTCGTAAAACGGATGTTTTTATTGATTTGGTCGAAAGAGCCAACATTGCAAACAGAGCAAATTCGAATATTTTTGTATCAATCCACTGTAATGCAAACAAAAACACAGCTGCCGACGGAACAGAAACCTATGTAATGGGTTTAAGTAAAGTAGCATCGAATCTTGAAGCTGCGAAAAAAGAGAACTCGGTAATTACTTTAGAAAAAGATTATAAACGTAAATACGAAGGTTTCGATCCAAATTCACCTGAATCAATGATTGGAATGACTTTAATGCAGGAAGAATATCTAGACAACAGTATTTCTTTGGCCAGTAAAATTGAAGACAATTTTGATAAACTTGGGAAAAAATTGAGACACGGAGGGGTAAAGCAAGCGCCTTTTATGGTACTTCATAAAGCTTATATGCCTAGGGTTTTAGTAGAAACCGGGTTCGTATCCAACCCAACAGAAGGAAATATTCTAAACTCAGAAGAAGGACAAAATGATATTGCAAAAGCGATTGCCGAAGCAATTTTGAGTTATAAAAGCGAATATTTTGGTTCAGGTGTTCCGGAAATAATAGATTCAAGACCGGCAAAAGACACTTCAACTCCGATAAAAACAAAGGAAGTTGAAACTCCTGCGGCAGTTAAAAATACTCCAAAAGGGACATTCTTTAAGGTACAGCTTATTGCCAGTATTAAAAAAACACCATTGGAACCTAAAAATTTTAAAGGACTTAAAAACGTAACCATGCTGTACGAAAATAATATTTATAAATATTTCTATCAGGAAACTTCAAGTTACGATGCTGCCAAAAAATATTTGGAAGAAGCTAAAGATAAAGGATATGGAGCTGCTTTTTTGGTTGCAACCAAAGATGGAGAAAAGATCAGTATTCAAGACGCCATTAAATAA
- a CDS encoding RidA family protein, whose translation MKKIIFTEKAPAPIGPYNQAVLSGNTLYASGQIAINPTSGELVTDNINDETKQVMENIAAILEAADMSFENVVKATIFIMDMNNFAAINTVYGSYFDEKTAPARETVQVACLPKNVNVEISIIAVQ comes from the coding sequence ATGAAAAAAATCATCTTTACCGAAAAGGCACCGGCTCCAATTGGTCCTTACAATCAGGCTGTATTATCAGGAAACACACTTTATGCCTCAGGTCAGATCGCGATCAATCCGACTTCCGGCGAACTTGTAACAGACAATATCAATGATGAAACCAAACAGGTAATGGAAAATATTGCAGCCATTTTAGAAGCTGCCGATATGTCTTTTGAAAATGTAGTAAAAGCTACGATTTTTATCATGGACATGAATAATTTCGCAGCTATAAACACCGTTTACGGTTCTTATTTCGACGAAAAAACGGCTCCTGCTCGTGAAACTGTTCAGGTTGCCTGTTTACCTAAAAATGTAAATGTAGAGATTTCAATAATTGCTGTGCAATAA
- a CDS encoding (Fe-S)-binding protein produces MSYLDNILFAILLIIGFGFFASSVKKIIRNINLGVDVNRKDNSKARWKNMALIALGQSKMVRRPVAGILHIFVYVGFIIINIELLEIIIDGLFGTHRIFAPYLGVVYDVLIASFEILAILVIFAVTVFWIRRNVIRLKRFVNKDLDGFPKSDANYILYFETVLMLLFLLMNASDLHLQNVPGGVFHKAGSFPISQFIAPIFNGMSNELVVLLFEVFWWLHIAGILVFMNYLYFSKHLHILLAFPNTYFANLNPEGQFDNLESVTKEVKLMMDPNADPFAAAPVDENAAPAKFGASDVQDLNWVQLLNAYTCTECGRCTSSCPANQTGKKLSPRKIMMDTRDRLQEVGKNIDANKGVFVPDNKTLLNDYITPEELWACTSCNACVEECPVNISPLSIIMDMRRYLVMEQSAAPMSLNAMMTNIENNGAPWQYSQQDRLNWKNEN; encoded by the coding sequence ATGAGTTATTTAGATAATATTTTATTCGCTATACTTCTTATAATAGGTTTTGGCTTTTTTGCATCGAGCGTAAAAAAGATCATCCGAAACATTAATTTGGGAGTAGATGTAAATCGAAAAGATAATTCTAAAGCACGTTGGAAAAACATGGCATTGATTGCTTTAGGGCAGTCAAAAATGGTGAGACGCCCTGTAGCTGGAATACTTCATATTTTTGTATATGTAGGTTTTATAATTATCAACATCGAATTACTCGAGATCATTATTGACGGACTTTTTGGAACGCATAGAATTTTTGCGCCTTATTTAGGGGTAGTTTATGATGTTTTAATTGCGTCATTTGAGATATTGGCAATACTGGTCATTTTTGCTGTTACCGTTTTTTGGATTAGAAGAAATGTAATCCGATTAAAGCGTTTTGTGAACAAAGACCTGGACGGATTTCCAAAAAGCGATGCTAATTACATCTTGTATTTCGAAACCGTTTTGATGTTATTGTTTTTATTGATGAATGCTTCCGATCTTCATTTGCAAAATGTTCCGGGAGGAGTTTTTCATAAAGCAGGAAGCTTCCCTATTAGTCAGTTTATAGCACCAATTTTTAACGGAATGTCGAATGAATTGGTAGTGCTGTTGTTTGAAGTGTTCTGGTGGCTGCACATAGCGGGTATTTTAGTTTTCATGAACTATTTATATTTTTCTAAACACCTGCACATTCTTTTGGCTTTCCCCAATACGTATTTTGCAAACCTGAACCCTGAAGGTCAGTTTGATAATTTAGAGTCAGTAACCAAAGAGGTAAAGTTGATGATGGATCCAAACGCAGATCCATTTGCGGCTGCTCCGGTTGACGAAAATGCTGCTCCTGCAAAATTTGGAGCAAGCGATGTTCAGGATTTGAACTGGGTACAGCTTTTAAACGCTTATACCTGTACGGAATGTGGTCGTTGTACATCATCATGTCCGGCAAATCAAACGGGTAAAAAATTGTCTCCTCGTAAAATTATGATGGATACGAGAGACCGTTTGCAGGAAGTTGGTAAAAACATCGATGCGAATAAAGGAGTTTTTGTTCCGGATAATAAGACCTTATTGAACGATTATATTACACCTGAAGAATTGTGGGCTTGTACCTCGTGTAACGCCTGTGTAGAAGAATGTCCGGTAAACATCAGTCCGTTGTCTATTATTATGGACATGCGTCGTTATTTGGTGATGGAACAAAGTGCTGCTCCAATGTCATTGAATGCCATGATGACCAATATCGAAAACAATGGAGCGCCTTGGCAGTACAGCCAGCAGGATCGTTTGAATTGGAAAAACGAAAATTAG
- a CDS encoding MlaD family protein, whose translation MKLTREIKTAILVIASILLFIWGYSFLKGKDLFTDYKTLYAEYDNVEDLSASAPVTINGLTIGKVTKITINEVTGKLLVELQLKTDFPISKTSQASLYSPSLIGGKQIKIVPNFADKELAVDGQTLASVVEPGLKESLGGKIEPIQVKLEKMLVNIDNLVSGLNNVLDKKGQEDLKKTLAELSQTMEQFHKASGSINTILDTNKGQINGVVSNFNKMSSNFNKISDSLNKADLGKTVRNLNQTLAKVDGIMSNLNSGKGTAGKLLNDDALYNNLAKTSKELELLLQDVRLYPTRYVNVSLFGKKNKPYVAPTEDANTTTKK comes from the coding sequence TTGAAACTAACAAGAGAAATTAAAACGGCTATTTTAGTCATTGCGTCAATTTTATTATTTATTTGGGGCTATAGTTTTTTAAAAGGCAAAGACCTTTTTACAGATTACAAAACATTATATGCAGAATATGATAATGTTGAAGATTTGTCAGCGTCAGCTCCCGTTACCATAAACGGACTTACGATTGGTAAAGTAACTAAAATTACAATCAATGAAGTAACAGGGAAATTATTAGTTGAACTTCAATTAAAAACGGATTTTCCAATTTCTAAAACAAGTCAGGCATCTTTATATTCTCCAAGTTTAATTGGAGGGAAACAGATCAAAATTGTTCCTAATTTTGCAGACAAAGAACTGGCAGTTGATGGTCAGACTTTAGCTTCGGTTGTTGAGCCGGGACTGAAAGAATCTTTGGGTGGAAAAATTGAGCCAATTCAGGTGAAATTAGAAAAAATGTTGGTCAATATTGATAATCTGGTTTCTGGATTAAACAACGTTTTAGATAAAAAAGGACAAGAAGATCTGAAGAAAACTTTGGCTGAATTGAGTCAGACTATGGAGCAGTTTCATAAAGCTTCAGGAAGCATCAATACTATTTTAGATACCAACAAAGGACAGATTAACGGAGTGGTAAGCAACTTTAATAAAATGTCCAGTAACTTCAATAAAATCTCTGATTCTTTAAACAAAGCAGATTTAGGGAAAACTGTTCGAAACTTAAATCAGACATTAGCTAAAGTGGATGGTATTATGAGTAATTTGAACTCAGGAAAAGGTACTGCAGGTAAATTATTGAATGATGATGCTTTGTATAATAATCTGGCTAAAACTTCAAAAGAGCTTGAATTGTTGTTACAGGATGTTCGTCTTTACCCAACACGTTATGTAAATGTTTCGCTTTTCGGAAAGAAAAACAAACCTTATGTAGCACCAACAGAAGACGCTAACACAACCACTAAAAAATAA
- the bshA gene encoding N-acetyl-alpha-D-glucosaminyl L-malate synthase BshA, which yields MKIAIVCYPTFGGSGVVATELGLELARRGHEIHFITYSQPVRLALLNPNVHYHEVNVPEYPLFHYQPYELALSSKLVDMVKLYKIEVLHVHYAIPHAYAGYMAKQMLKNEGINLPMITTLHGTDITLVGNHPFYKPAVTFSINKSDYVTSVSQSLKDDTLKLFKIKNKIKVIPNFIELDKVRKDPQAPCHRYVMAKEDERIITHISNFRKVKRIPDIIKIFYNIQKEIPSKLMMVGDGPEKEKAEVLCMELGIYDKVIFFGNSNEIDKILCFTDLFLLPSETESFGLAALEAMSSGVPVISSNSGGLPEVNFDGFSGYLSNVGNVEEMAANAIKILKDDDVLNQFKANALEVARKFDIKTILPKYEALYQKAIDDYKQEKHEKQ from the coding sequence ATGAAAATAGCAATAGTTTGTTATCCGACATTTGGTGGTAGTGGTGTAGTTGCTACGGAATTAGGCCTTGAATTAGCCAGACGCGGACACGAAATCCACTTTATTACCTACAGTCAGCCAGTTCGGTTGGCACTTTTAAATCCCAATGTTCATTATCACGAAGTAAACGTTCCTGAATATCCTCTTTTTCATTATCAGCCTTATGAGTTGGCATTGTCCAGTAAATTGGTTGATATGGTGAAATTGTATAAAATAGAAGTACTTCACGTGCATTATGCCATTCCTCATGCATATGCAGGTTATATGGCGAAGCAAATGCTGAAAAATGAAGGGATTAATCTTCCAATGATTACAACGCTTCACGGAACAGATATTACATTGGTCGGGAATCACCCCTTTTATAAACCTGCAGTGACCTTTAGTATCAATAAATCAGATTATGTGACTTCGGTTTCTCAGAGTTTGAAAGATGATACTTTAAAGCTGTTTAAAATCAAGAATAAAATTAAGGTTATCCCTAATTTTATCGAATTGGATAAAGTTAGAAAAGATCCTCAGGCACCTTGTCATCGTTATGTTATGGCCAAGGAGGACGAGCGCATTATCACGCACATTAGTAACTTTAGAAAAGTGAAGAGAATTCCGGATATCATTAAGATTTTCTATAATATTCAGAAAGAAATTCCGTCTAAACTGATGATGGTAGGTGATGGCCCGGAAAAAGAAAAAGCAGAAGTTTTATGTATGGAACTTGGTATCTATGACAAAGTGATTTTCTTTGGAAATAGTAACGAGATTGATAAAATTTTATGTTTTACCGACTTATTCCTGCTTCCATCAGAAACAGAGAGTTTTGGTTTGGCAGCTTTAGAAGCAATGTCAAGCGGAGTTCCGGTAATTTCAAGTAATTCAGGTGGTTTGCCGGAGGTTAATTTTGACGGCTTTTCAGGATATTTGAGCAATGTTGGTAACGTTGAAGAAATGGCTGCCAATGCAATCAAAATACTAAAAGATGATGACGTGTTGAATCAGTTTAAAGCAAATGCACTAGAAGTTGCCCGTAAGTTTGATATCAAAACAATATTGCCTAAGTATGAGGCGTTGTATCAAAAAGCAATTGATGATTACAAACAGGAGAAACACGAAAAACAATAA